From the genome of Bos indicus isolate NIAB-ARS_2022 breed Sahiwal x Tharparkar chromosome 2, NIAB-ARS_B.indTharparkar_mat_pri_1.0, whole genome shotgun sequence:
GCTTGTAGCCACAggccaaaatccactggagatACTAAATTTTGCCAAACCATGTTTTGAACACTGTCAAATCAGAGTGTCTTTACATGGGACGCATGTACTTAATGTGCTACAGTCCCTGATTGTTTCTTCTGCTTTGCTTTGCCTTGACCACTTATTATCTGGCCCCTGAAGGCATGTGATTTTGGAACTCCTGGGAGGCTGTTATAGGAGACTTCTACCCAGGTCCACTTTCTTAGCTGCCCTGAAGCTTCCATGCTCTTTTACTGCTTCTCATTCCCTCTGTAACCAGCAGCAGGAAGGAAAAGCACACAATCCTTTGAATGTTAGAATAAAAACATTCCTATACATGGTATTTATGTACCACTTACTAGCTTAAAATTTTTCGTACCATCATTAGATACCCTAATCCTGTGGGGTAAATAAATGGGACAGCCATTGTTAAACttgtgttttgttgttcagttgctcagtcgtgcctgactcggcaaccccgtgaactgcagtgTGCTacgtttccctgtccttccccatcttcaggagcttgctcaaactcatgtccattgagtcggtgatgccatccaaccatctcatcctctgtcatcctcttctcctgccttcaatcttcccaacatcagggtcttttctaatgagtcggcactttgcatcaggtggccaaaatacttgCTTTACAACTGAGGAAAAGAGGACCCACAGTTGTGATTGAATCAAGGTCCTCGGGTAACAGCTGAGAAGCCAGAGGGGCACTGAGAACTTTTGGCAtttacatctgcatctcttttgCAGTAAAATTCTACTTAATTATCCTTAAAGAgtagcatttttctttctggtaaTTCTGATAAgatgtttacttttaaattatgtCTTACATAATCTGATCATGTCCACAAAgtcttagaaaatacagaaaagtgtgTAATTGGTATGTTTAttgctttatttgcatttctgtgattacTGAGTTTAAATTATCTTTTGTATTTGTTAATCATCTTcattttgtgtttcctttgttcattcctttgtccttttctttcaaatttatatttgtgtcttctttagatTAAGAATAGTAACCTTTGTTGAGAGAGGATAGTTTAATGGCTAAAAGCATGACCTTTGAAGTTAAGACCTAAGTTTGAATTCAGGTCTTACTGTTCGTTGCATTCTAGCAGGTAAAGCTGTGAGCAAGTTTTTGAACTgctgagatttctttttcttctttgttttaattgaagttaTGGTTAGTTTACagggtgttagtttcaggtatacagaaaagtgattaagttatatatacatatttattgtttttcagatttttttcccttacaggttattacaaaatattgagtagagttccctgtgctatacagcaggtccttgttgattatctgttttatatatattaggtttttttcttttaaaaaagagtaagacGTCCATCATAGTTGTATTATTGTGAAACGTgagtaaatttatataaatataagagCAAGTATCTAGCTTATAGTagagtttttatatttatttgattcaAATATAAGTTTGTCTGCTTGCCTGCCTTTGTCTTcaatttccttttgccttcaagtAAAAAGATCTTTCCCCATatagttaattttatattcacaGATACTGCCTTTTAGGTTTCATAaagtttcattttacatttaaatatataatttaaatgtggATTTTATTTTGGATTTCAGCACTGTTTGGGGAACAGTCTACCTCTTGATTTATGATATTTATCATATTAATTTCCTAAATATACCCATATTTGTTTGtgatcttttgtttgtttaactgAGTTGTAGTCAACTACTGCACCACTATTGTGTTAATACTGTCACAGTCACAGTTGTTGAATCTGATAGGGCAAGTCCCTTTTCTTACTATTTTCTCTCCATATTTCCTAGCTGTTATCACCTGTGTAATTACTTCTGTTggatctttcctttctcttccctccaaATTCCACTGGGGCTTTATTAAACACAGATATGGGTTTgggaaatattttcatctttataataTTTAGAAGCTTAAAATGTCTCTCCATATAACTGGGTCAAATGTATGCCTGAGAcaagttttgcatttttttccttacaaaGCCTGCATATATCTTGATCTAGATTATTCCTGAATGTCTTGATTTCCACCTTCCTTCTTCCGTTcagtcagttgagttcagttgctcagtcttgtccgactctttgtgaccctgtggactgcagcatgccaggcttccctgtccatcaccaactcccggaccctactcaaactcatgtccattgagtcagtgatgccatccaaccatctcatcctctgtcattcctttctcctcctgccttcaatctttcccagcatcacggtcttttccagtaagttagttcttcacatcaggtagccaaagtattgaagtgtaagcttgagcatcagtccctccagtgaatattcagaactgatttcctttaggattgactggtttgatctccttgcagtccaagggactctcaagagtcttttccaacaccacagttcaaaagcatcaattctttggcactcagctttctttatagttcagttctcacatcctgatttggaaccagtctgttgttccatgtccagttctaactgttgcttcctgacctgcatacagatttctcaggaggcgggtcaggtagtctggtattcccatctctaagaattttccagtttgttgtgatccacacagtcaaaagctttggcgtagtcaataaagcagaaggagatgtttttctggaattcttgccttttctatgatccaacggatgttggcgatttgatctctggtttctctgccttttctaaatccagcttgactatctggaatttcacggttcacatactgttgaagcctggcttggagaattttgagcattactttgctagcgtgtgagatgaatgcaattatgtggtagtttgaacattctttggcattgccttttctttggtattggaatgaaaacagaccttttccagtcctgtggccactgctgagttttccaaatttcctggcatattgagcgcagcattttaacagcatcatcttttaggatttgaaatagctcagctggaattccatcacctccactagctttgttcatagttatgtttcctaaggcccacttgacttcacatccagtatgtctggctctaggtaagtgattacatcatcatggttatctgggtcatgaagatcttttttaatatagttctgtatattcttcctTCTTCACTGCCTCCttaccttcctctcttcctctctcctttcttctatcACTTTGGTATATTTCAGAATATACCAGATATCTAGCATTAAAATTAGGTATTCAAAGCATCTGAAAAGCCATCTTTAGAGTTTGTTCATCTTTGGTGGTGTTTTCCTTATGTACTTATTTGAAGGGGAGAGCTGCAAAGGTCATGatctgattttgtatttcttgGTTTAATTTAgcattctcatttaaaaatgcattttttgtctcctcatttttgttttcaaagacaaatagaaaaggaTAAAGATTCTTGTTCTTTTATGGTTTTTTAATCGTCAGGAAATGCTTAtcaattaaaacattaattttgtgAAAGTCAGTAGTTTGCTCTTTTTATAGATACATGTTGATGAGCAAAGCATATAGATTCTAGCTAATACTTTGTGCTTCTTACAGAAATCTGCAGACAGAATAAGCTCattcaagagaaaaaagagaatttattaaAGTTGATTGCTGaagtaaaagacaaaaaacagGAAGTGGAGGCACTGACTGCAAATATCCAGGATCTTAAGGAAGAATATGCTAGGAAGAAGGAAAGTAAGTTTCCAGTTGTACAGGTGTTTAAAACAATCTAAATTTCAAAGTAGTGATGGCTCACAATTATGTACATTTTGCCTTCTCCCCAGTTCATTGCCAGCAGTAGCTAACATACTTTAAGGCCATAGCTAGTCCTTCATCTCTCTCTGTAAGGTGTCTGTGAAGTTTGCTAAGtgggtttcattttccttcttttgcttAAAGAaccttttttttctgtctttttaaaaatttatttagttttaattaaaggaagttgctttacagtattgtgttggtttctgccaaacatcaacatgagtcagccataggtgtaccAGCGTCCCTCCCTaatgaccctccctcccacctcccgcattccacccctgtaggttgttacagagccccggtttgagttccctgaggcaTAACAGCAATTCctattggctgtctattttacatatggtaatgtatgtttccatgttactctctccatatatcccaccctgtccttcctaACCCTCctcatgtccataaatctgtctccattgcttccctgcaaataatttcatcagtaccatctttccagattccatatatatgcattaatgaaGACTGATCCTTTTGATTTCTAATAGAACCAGAGAATAATGAAATTGAGTTTCATTATTGTGGGAGTTTAATTAAGCAGAGTGGGAGACAGTTTCACTAAATAAGATTTGCCTGGGAGAAACCATTGTGTAATTTATGCAACAGATTCATTGATCACGCATCCTCTGCCAGGAACTATTAAGCGTGTTCTTCATGCTGTAAAGCCTCTTTGTCTaagacttttatattttttttaaaaagctgcttcTTTTAGATAGAAGACTTGTTTGCCCATAAATGAAATAATCAATTCTAAAATCTcttgaatatagtaaagttattTTCTTGAATGCTTTTTCTTATAGAGTTTGTGTACGAATCgacattatttttttcaactctTAAGTATTGCTTAGGGAATATTGCATTAACTtttgaagaaaagttttaaacTAGCATGAAGTAACACTGatttcctatttaaaataatagaatatttttccAGTGAAGCAACTGATACATTTTTGGCTAACTAAAAAAAGCGAAATGGTGTACAAGaagtctttctgtttctctgctgctTGCAAGTCCTTGGCCTATTTATTCATGCTGctttataataaaatagaacaaaacttATTCCTCTTAATACTGGTGTGTATTTTTTCATGCAGTTTTTCCTTCCAGCTTAAATGAACAGAAGCCCCTTTTGCTACTTGGTGGAGATAGAAAGTGTAGTAAATGTAAATGTAAGCTGATTTATTTGCCTGGTATCATTTTTATGgttgtttaaaagttttttaaaattagttaaaagAATATTAActgaatgttatttaaaatattctatactCATTGTATGTGTTTTTAATCATAGCTATTTCCACTGCTAACAAAGCTAATGAAGAGAGGTTGAAAAGGCTACAGAAATCTGCAGACTTGTATAAAGATCGACTTGGACTAGAAATTCGAAAAATTTATGGTTAGTATATTAATGTAAGTAAAACATAGGATATTTGAAAAGTCTGTCTTAAgtagaaaagaatctttaaaatattttcagctaAGATAATGACCACATTGTTAACTTtttaaacagtaagaaaaaattacaaaacttttATCACCCTAATGTAATTACTCTTGCCTTGGTTATTTATCATCCAGTATTTTAGTAAATGTATTTTAGGCATGGTTGCCagcatgaaaaaatttttttgttccttGTTCTTACTGGTATTGTATGATTAGTATTTCTCTAATTGCTATAGCCTTCATAATGGTAATTTTAACATAGTGGTATAATAATTCATTCCATAAGTGTAGCTTAATTTATTCAGTCTTTTATCTATTGTTTAACCCATATATTACTCTAAGTTTAACACTTGGATTTTACGTTTTTCAGTTTTAGATATATTGTAGTGGACATACATAGACTTCTCCATTTGGGGGCACAATTTTCATGAAATTCCCAGACATGAATTACTGAGTTAAAGCATAGGAATATTTCTGCCActgttacatatatatgtgtcaatttATAGAAATACTTATGGTGTTGGGAGTCCCCAAGATTACATTCTGTTTTGGTGATTTCACTAGAAAGATTTACAAGACTCAGGGTGGCTCAGATTTATGGCAGTGAAAGGATGTGAAACAAAATCAGCCCAAAGGAAAAAGTCACGTGGGGCAAAATCTAGAGGAAACAAGTTTTCAAGAGCCTTAAGCCAGTGGACTCACACAGGATGTGGTTAATCCCTTCAGGGTCGAATTGTGACAGTACACGTGAAGTGTTGTCTACCAGGGAACCTCATTAGAGACTCTGGAAGCTTGGCCTGGTTTTGCTTGGACTTCACCCCAGGAATTATTTGCATTGTTGATTTTGCTGTATCCTTTCACTGTCATCATAGCTCTGAGTACAACCAGTGGTGAGCCCCAGGAATCCTCCTAGTGAATTTTCAGACCTGTGGTAGGCTTGGGGATCTCTGATACCCCAGACAAGGACCAGTCTTGCAAGCAGACCTTTTCTAGGGATAGAAGTCTCAGGCCTGCTAGGTCAACTGTTTTATGCAATCTGTGTATAATGTAAAGAGTACCCCTTTCATTGTTATTTGTGCCAGAattgtagtttctttttaaagttttttggtttattttattatctGGCAGTTGATTAGataatagaaactttaaaaaaatacatttctttgattattaatgaaaatgtgaccattttccccatttatttactAATTATACTTCTTTCTGAAATTGGACCCTCTATTCATCAATCTGTTTGCCTTAGTTTTGGTATTTTTCCTATCTGTCAGAATGagtttttaatacaaaatattaacctttgcttagaggagaacataaagACCAgctctgaacttttaaaaagattttatttagttTCAACTGGGGGAcaactgctttacagtattgtgttggtttctaaaaatatggaacgcttcataAATTTACATGTTATCTTTTCACAGGGAtgatgctaatcttctctgtatcattccaattttagtgtATGTGCTACTGAAGCAAGCGTAACTCTGAACGTTTGATCCATTGGTCTTTAAGTTTATCTTCACTGTTATCCTGAGgtgcttttttgtgttttgtttagttttgtctcAAAACCACTTTTAaaggtttaaaattatttttagatttaaagTAGAAGTTTCTCATAGTCCTCAAAATCAGGAAATACTGTTTTATAGCAGTGTAGATATTAATCAGAGATGGAGGGAAGAAAGCTCATCTCAACTGAGAGCTTTGGCACAATAAAATAATTCTCATACTAAATAATTTAATCCCTTTTTTCAGGTGATAAGTTGCAGTTTATATTCACTGATATTGACCCTAAGCATCCTGATCGCCCATTTATGTTTTCCCTATGCCTAAACGAAGCAAGGGACTATGAAGGTATGTACTCCTATCTCTTAACTGGTATTTAAGATTGGCATCCTGGAATGTTATTTGACTTAGAACATAAAGTAACGTGAAGGCAAGTAATAGTCCCACAAGCTGTTGCTTTCTTTTCCAGTCTTGCTTCTTGTGATATTGTCTTCTAAAGGCAATGactatagttttgatttataGATAGTATCCAGGAACCTTAACAAGTAACTTCTTTTCCGGATGGCACAGTGCCACAATGGCTGAAAGACTTAAAAGACCAGCGATCACTGTATTTCATACGCAAGTTTGAATTATGCTCTTAGAGAACTTAAAGCTAAAGCTATAAAGGATATGACTGCCTAAATGTGAATATTGTATGTGATCTAAGTAGATGATTTTCAATTTGAATGTGAtaatttaatttccaaaaaataaattttaaaatatcctatcCTGAAAATCCCAAATGTTGATAATTTTGCCTCGTTACTGATTCTGCAGTGATCCAGAAAGGTCTTTAATGTATGGGAAGTTATATGTTCGGCAATAGTGTGaacaaaaagaatggaaatttatttatctctttttattattcTAATGTTAAGAATTCTAAAATAATCCTTACTGGAATTCAGAAAAATGGTTCTTAGCTCTTTATACCTGTGTCCTCAAAGTATTTGTATTAATAGCAGATGGACACTCAGGAAAACGGCTGAGTTGGCTCCctgatgtgacttagtgactcgAATTTATAATTTAGGAATGTAGTTCAAGtacaaatgtttgttttttttttttctctctcaaggtAAATATCTTCTAATCTGATGGTGTGTATCAAGCCATCTATAGGAGCCATGTATTGATGATTAAAATCAAAAGTGTAGTCTTTGGTAAAGGTACATGGACTAGAGATTTTGAGCACTCTAAAATTAATTGTTTTCTTAGCAAATTTAGCCTTCCTAGTAGCCTTTACCTAGGGATAATtgataattcaaataaataaaaatggaattgtgaccaaaaatgaataaataaataaaaagtaaatcccAAAACCTCCTACCTAGCTTCTCAGTTTTCTCTAAATTGGATAGCCTCTCTTGTTATATAGTGTTATAGTATTTGATAATGTATTAAAATAGAGTCTACAGTATAAATTTGGGACCAGGTgctctttgctgttctttctcTGCTTT
Proteins encoded in this window:
- the SPC25 gene encoding kinetochore protein Spc25, translated to MVEDELALFDKSINEFWNKFKSTVSDTSCQMVGLRETYKDSIKAFAEKLSVKLKEEERMVEMFLEYQNQICRQNKLIQEKKENLLKLIAEVKDKKQEVEALTANIQDLKEEYARKKETISTANKANEERLKRLQKSADLYKDRLGLEIRKIYGDKLQFIFTDIDPKHPDRPFMFSLCLNEARDYEVSDSAPHLECLAEFQEKVRQTNNFSAFLANVRKAFTALVYN